The DNA segment CGCCGTGCATCCCGGACACGGTGCGGTAGCAGTGCTCTCCCCGTCCCGCGGTGCAGACCTGGCAGCATCCGCAGTCATCCAGCACCGTGCGCCTGCAGCGCTGCGTCGAGCCGCACAGCGCGAGGTTGCATTTATCCGGGCAGCTGACGGCGTATTTACCAGAGGGACCCCACGCGTCAGCGTCTCCGAACACCATCAGCAGCAACACCGGGATCGCGTACAAACGCATGGCTTGAAGTGCTAGCGAACACCTGGATGCTGTCCTCGGGTCTAGTGCGCTGGGGAGGAGCTGTCCTCTTCTTAGATGTGATAGTGAATGAAACGGCTCGGGCTGCATGACTGTCAGCTTTAAACAAGTTTGTTTTGCACATAGTATGCCCTCGTCAGTTTCCTCAATCCGGTGTTGTTGTCTATTTGCCAGcctcccccttccctgttttaGAAATCCGGCGTGGAAGTGGAATTAGAGCCGTGCTGCCATCCAGGAATTGATGTCATCACTGAAGTCTGGAGTTGTTTGTTTGAAGGTTCTTCAAGATGACCCTCGTGACCCCCATGGCTCCTTGTTCCTGACGTGAACGTGCATGACGAGATGTTTCTGGTAGCGTTGAAAGTGTGTTCTTCTGAGACTTGATTTACAGTAAACAGTTTGGTGAAACAGTTTGAACACAGAAATGCAcacaaatttcaaaaataattacaaagaaaaggcaGGTAACtctttttcaataatctgtttCATTTACAAGTACTAggcccatgtgtgtgtgtgtgtgtgtgtgtgtcaaaagtTATTGAAcagatattttaatgatttttttttttttaaagaaagtctcttctgctcaccaggcctgcatttatttgatccaaagcacagcaaaacagtaacattttgaaatatttttactgtttaaaataactgtatataatatattttaaaatgtaatttattaatgttatttcaaaGCTGACATTTTAACATAATCACTCCAGTcttatgatcctttagaaatcatgcaAAAATTCTGATTTGCTATACTCaaccaaaatttttaaaaaaaattatatatatatatatatatatatactgtatatatcgagattttttcaggtttctttgatgaatagaaagttcagatgAACAGCAAATAATCTGAAATAGaactattttgtaacattataaatgtttttatcatcacttttgataaatttaaagcatggttgctaaataaaagtattattttctattcccccccccccccccccaaaaaaaagactccaagctaataataaaatattaaaagaatgtttcctgaacagcaaatcagcatattagaatgatttctgaaggatcatgtgacactgaagactggagtaatgatgctgaaaattcagctttgatcacaggaacaaattagatttaaaatgtactcaaatagaaacagttattttaaatagtaaaacctttttcacaatattactgcttttgctgcattttggataaaataatggcttggtgagcagaagagaaatctttaaaaaacattaaaaatcttacagttcCAAAAAttttgatctatatatatatatatatatatatatatatatatatatatatatatatgcacaacaAACAGCAAAGCTAtcattataacttttatttatttctaattatatatatatattgtttaataacAAGATAAGTGTCTTACATGAATGGATTCatacaatgtaaatataatatgtcCAAGCTTCAGTTTTAATTCTTTTGATGTTacctgaacaattaaaaaaagagaaaacattgaaatatttctTGAAAGTCATAACGTGGCCCATTTTAGCTGATGGGGTAGACAAACCAAACTTCATAAAATACTCTGGTTCTCTGCAATATTTTTCAATCTTAATTTTACATCAAGATACCGTTTATGATGCTTTCAGAActgtaaatgttattaaaacactGACCTGATTGAAAATGTTGTCTTGAAATAGTctaattttatgacattttattaagtTTACAAATAAGCATTCGGCTGAATATTAATGAGGCAtctgtataatatatatcttGAAAGTCAAACTCTTTGAAAACCCTTTCCGATCTTGTCTccataaatatatactgtaggtaGGCTATATTGGAAAAGAACACAAGAGCATCACACGCTCAGGGGCAGCAATGCAGAATATCCATCACTAGATGGCGCTGTTGCATTAAACAACGGCAGGAGAGTAACGCGTCACATTTCATGTCACTATTCTCGACTTTAAAAAGGCctcagtatatttatttatttatttattgtctgtttgtaattctatgtttatttttattttcttgggAGGAGGGGTTGTGTAATTCGGGTCGCATTGGGCAAAACAAAAATCTCAAAGATATGCAAAAGCGTTTTAAACCgacatgaatatttaaaataaaaatgataattaataataatgaactaaatacatattaaatacagTAATGGTAAATAACGTGTCATAAACAAAAGCTAGACATAACGGACCCATATGATTTAAACGTCATGACGTCATGAGACTACGCCGTATGCGTAAAGTCCACCGCTGCACGCGCATTCCCGAAAACGAACGCCGCTGTCTTTCATGGCCGCAGCTTGCGGAGCGGCAGCCTACCCCGCTATAAACACCCTCAGCGCGAGATTAACCGGCATTTCGTCCTCGCATTGCGTAACTCCTCTTTACCGGGTGCCgtttagttatatttaattcAAACTTGTGTACTTGTGAAGGTAAATACAGGATATGGTTCACAATAAAGCGCAGGATTCCCGTCCTTTCTGGTAACGTCAGGCAGCAGGTTTAAAGAGCCTTGCAGGGGGCAGTTGATCTGCTGGGCGTGAATGACAGAAGGAAACAGGAGATCGGATCGTTTGGTAAGTATTATATACACtgtcttttttatgtttcattcgACAGGATCCGAGCTGATGAATTGTGGGTTGTCGTATCTGTCGTAACTGATGTGGTTTAATAGTTCGTTAAACAGTTGAGCTCGTCATATGTCAGCTATTTTTGTATCTGTCACTGTTGCTGAGTCCCAGCTGATGCAACAATGTAAGTCTTTCCTAAGTGACAGTTCATGCATGCATGTTGCTCTGGTGGCTTATCTATTTGTGGTTACATTTTGCATAATGTGCTGTATTTTGGCATAGACCGAGGTTTAGATGCATAGTGGGTTGTTTTGACTGATCATATCTGATGCTTTCTGGTCCACCATGCTGAATAAATAGCAGTTTCTTGGGGGTGATGTGGTGTAGTGGTTATAAATGGTGTGTTCAAACCCTTCAACCCTGTTGAAAAGACCAGCATGTGTAGTTTAAGATGCTGGGATGCTGATGTCTGTACTGTTTTTAGCCCTAACAAAGCCTCCCTTGGTCAACCAACTTCATTAGAAGGACCATGCTGGCTAAACAATGTTTTCTGCTGGTTATACTGGTTAACCAGATAGACAAGCACCAAACCATGGAAATTCATGCTGGCCTAAGATGGTCTTTTCCGCAGAGAACAGGTGACCCATGAACCATCACCATTGTTTCTTCGAGCAaggcatttaaagggacagcacaccccaaaataaaatgctgttatcATTCACTCGCACTAATATCATTGCAAACCTGCAACAACACACATATTCAgacttaaatatatcaaaatgtgcTGCCTAAGGTTTGATGCCAGTGAAGTCAAACATCATTGGTTCTTGCATGTTTTGTAGATTTGTAGAATCAAACATGCTATGATTTTTGTATATGTGTAAGCTAGGGTGACCATACTTTAACTTGATCCGGACAGGTTTTCTAAACTGCCTAAATTGtccatgttttgtctttttttcgtattgttttcatacttgctgaaagTCATGACTGAAAAGAAGTTTGACCAATAGAATGCAGGCattatacataatcgaccaatcgttgCATGCAAGAATGTGGGAcctacagagaacagtcaaacCAATgcatattttagatattttaggcaatttagaaatcccgggCAGGCCATGTCTATGAAAAAGAgcacgtatggtcaccctacataagtataaataacatttcagaACCACAGTGGAAATTTTCAgtacataaattaaaattgtcGTCCTGTTtccaaacaaaacaatcatatgGTAGATTTGGAATATACATTACAAGTCATATGGATTACATTTATGCtcgcttttttgtcattttttttattttatttttttatcttgacTGCTTCAGTCCTCACTGACATTAATTATATTGGCTTCTGCAAAATATTAGTTTGTATTTCATTGAACTaagcaaaaaattaataaaggtttacaatgacataaaggtgagtaaatgatgacagaactttaccGTCAGGTCTCTCCAGAAGAGTACTGACAGTCACTTTGGCtaaaatgaatgattattttaggtttattaaaataattatttagtttctTTCTCAATTCTGTGAGAGGAGAAATTCATCTTAGTGCATGTTGCATGACAGTTTGGTGTGTTTCATAATCAGAGCCTTTATTGTTTACTTCAAGGTCCAGACAGGTTGATCCAGAGCTCATAACGGGAGCCAGACACTTCTgatatgaaaaaatgaaatctttAATGTTTCGTGTTCAGGAGATATTTTGCACTCGTATTTAACACAAGCCTCAAAGCTCAGCTTTGTAGTTGTGCATTGAAACCTTGGTGTACCCTTATGTGTTGATGGCCTCTGTCTGAAATGTGATTGGACTGGACGTAAGTTTTAGTTGTCTTAGTCAGGTGTTCAGACTATCATCCCCCTCAGACCATTCTGACTGGCTGATCTGAATCCACTTTAGTCTCACTCATCAGAAGGTCATCAGTTTTAGCACTTGGCAATGGAAAATCTTGACTGGACAGCTTTATGTTTGTCTGATTGATTCAAGCTCAGTCCTTCACCTCTGTGGCTGAGAATGACCCTGTGGTTCCATATGTGCTCTCTGATTTCGGTTAACATCGTTTGTGCGTTCCGTCATTTGACTGTGGGCTCATTTGCATCAAGGTTTCCAAGAAATGCTTGAAAACCTTTCAGCAATTATTACTATTAAGGCAAAAGAGAAagcagatttatattttattataatcccAATTTTTAATGCTTCATTGTTGTTATGCAGCTCTCTTTTGAACTCTGTAAAAAGATTCAATGATAATATGCTTGTGTTGTAATTTAAGAAAGTATTTCCATAAAAAGATGTAGCCGATTTTCATAATCATGTTTTGGTCAGATGTGATTATTTACACAAAGACATTAACAGGATGCTAAAATTAGTAAGGCATTGAGAGTTGGCTTGCATGAGGgtgtcaattttaatatttttaatggttaatgTGGATGTTTTTAGCcatcttttgaattttatatataatcgTAGTGATACCTGACTGTAGTTTTATCAAACTTGATtggatttaatgttttaaagttaaacaaacaTAGTAACAgcacatacaaacaataaaatctattGCTAGTGCTTATTgatgtttgtgctgtttttttcccaCCAAAATGGCATCACTTCCTGTAGCATAATGTTATTAAGCATAAAGGGATTTCACAAAAGTCTAAAAGGATGGGCAGTGATTTGTTTTGATTAgaaattttgtcaaaataaatgttttattacattttttttgcccTAACCAAAGTAATTACATGTTATTGCCATATACacaactatttaaaagtttgggtttagtagtattcaatttttttatgtaaagaaattattactttttttttttcagcaagaatgcatttaatggatcacaagtgacagtaaagacagttataatatatatatatatatatatatatatatatatgcatacacacacacacaccacacacacacacacacacacacatatatatatatatatatatatatataacacatcacaactgtttttaacactgataataataataagaaatgtttcagcaaatcagcatattagaatgatttctgaaggatcatgtgacactaaagagtatcaatgctgaaaattccACTTTGCCAAAGTAAGATTaaaagacatttgaaaatatattattattgtgaaaccattattttaaagtgttaaaatatttgacgatatttcacaaaatttgaaataatatatccAACACATCTGACCTTCTTGGCGGGAATAACCCAGCTGTTATTCTGTCCTCTAGTTTAATTTGAAAAGCACACCCAACAGCTATCAGATCAACACTAGTTTAAAACTGTATGTTCTCTGATCTATTTTTATACGTGCTCTAAAATTGCTATTTTGGTGCATAACTACCTTTTTCTCATCATTAATAGTAACATGTAACTGAAGATTGTCTATATTTACACCCAGCGCATTGTACTCACGCCAGTATGTCTGTTGTAAAGTGGTAAACACCTCAGAGGATAAGCTCAGTGTCTCTTTACACAGTCCTCTACATTAAGGGCTTGTTATTGTCATGGTTTTTGTAGGATTAGTCGGAGTTCCCTGGGAATGTGACACTCGGTCCCACACCACCTCCTACATAACTGTGAAGCAGCTTTGAGAagcatcctttttatttttacacgtAGTGAAACCCTAGAGGCTGTCGGGTGTAATAAATTCTGGGGTGTAAGTCTCAGTGCAGACGTGAAAGTGCTAGGTCATGTTGCTCATGGACACTGACCAACGGGAGGTGGTGGTAACTTGCTCGAAGTGATGAGAAGGCCAGCGGGTTCACTGATGTGAGAGAAACTGAGGCAGGCGTTCAGGTTGCTCAATTCCCAGGCTGATGGTGTCTGGTTCATTCGAGGTTTAAGTCCAGGATTTTCTCATTTTAGATCATACTGCTGTGCAAGTGTTGGATTCATCACGTCAGTCATTACTGATTGAACAGCTACTGATTTCCAGATATAATCAAAGAAGGTTTCATATTCATATGTTAGCTTATCATATTTTCCGAGACTAAAATATATTATCATGAGTATGTCTCTCATCCTAACCACTGGAGtttccttgttttctttttttacactcATAAATGGAAATAACACCTCTTTAGAATACTGGAAAAGTTGTAAATGTTAATATAGTACagtttgatcaaaattaaatcagtaatattgtgaaatattattacaattcaaaataactgttttctattttaatatatttttaaaaatgtaaaattttaatatattttaaaatgcattcttgtgatggcaaagcggaAATTTCAGCATCCTTTACTCTTCAGTGTTGGTTATATAACTAGACAGCTGTGAAAACAAATGATTAtctgattgaccaatcagaatcaagtatttcagagcatattaatattattactgtgtAAAACTTTCATTACTTGCTTGCATAGCCATAAAAAGTGAATGCTGGAATAATAAAATGTCTCTGTTTTCTTTGGAGCTTACAGCTTAGGGTTTGAACTAATGCATCGCATACTCAAACTGAGGTTTTTTGAAATGTCACAGCTCTCAAAACAAGTGGAAATTTTCGTTGTTACATCTTCAGATGAAAGCTGACTGTCTCTGAGGTCGGAAAGAGACCCAGAAAGGTGAACCCTGGGTGTTGTCAGGCTGTTTTCATCTTCACATCATCTCTCATCAGGTTATATGAAGGCTAGTTACAGCTGCTGGAGTCTGTAATCAGTTTTACAGATACTAACTAGATTAGGGTGAAGTCTAAACCTTCTGATTAATGAGTCACAAAGATTTTAGGGCCGAGTGATTCGCTGTTTATCTGTAGTGCATGACTATTGTTGTCATCAGTGTAAGTAAGCTCTGTATAATTTGATGTGTTCTTCATATTATGGGTGACATGTCCATAGTTTCCAGTGGAATTGCAAGATGCACTATAACAAACAAAACTgtaagctctgttccaaaacctatttAGCTGCCTAGAAACTTGACTGGATAAATGTAATGCTTCCTTATTATTTAGTAACATTGAGGCATCTCAGAGATCAGCAATTGTGGTACCTATCATTTAAAACAGCCTCCAGAgttcaaactatttatttatttttattttgtaattatatttatacatttagattagatcatccatttaaatttatttattagatgttttattaaaatgaatttaaattaaatgtatttattaaagggatagtttacccaaaaatgaaaattctgtcattaattacttaccatCATTACTCACCAATTACCtcaccttgctgtctatggaggttcggaaagttcttgaatttcatcaaaaatatcttaatttgtgttctgaagatgaacgaaggtcttaagggtttgaaacaacatgagagtaattaataacagaattttcatttttgggtgaactatccctttaaatcaacaACTTTCACAGCCTTTCGGATTAGAAGAGCTCCATGAACTTATAATATGTAATTCCCCAAGCAGAAAAATGCTAAAAGATAGAACAGAAAAGTCTATTATCAGTAGCATAGTGATGCATGAAGCTCCTCTCACAcataagtcactttcaaaccCAGCAGGTTCCTGTTGATCAATATGGTGAATTAGAGTGAGCAACTTGAATTTGAGCAAAATCTTTTTTACCGTCATTCAAACCTCCCAATCACACAGATTCCTATTTAAAAGACTGGAATTATCCAATGACATTTCACAaagcaatggtaaatgtgaccacactttACGTTTTTTGCTTGGGTACTATGGCAATGTCTCAATGTGGGGTTTGTTCCGGAAACCTTAGGACTTGCATTGAAAGTCTTTgcgaggtcttttttttttttaagatttatttttgccattttcaccTTTATTATGAAAGGACAGATCAGAACTGGCAGGAAGCAAAGTTGGAGAGAGATATGGGGGCGGGATGGGGAAAGGTCCTTGAGTCGGGATTCAAACTCAGGACGCCAGTAGCACAACGGTGCTGTATGTTGGTGCGCTGCCCACAAGGCTGTTGACGCCAATGTCTTAGCTaggtcataaaatgtatttttaattttctttttcttttttctctcttccagCTATGTGCCCCTTGCATGTGAATAATGTACAGTGATGGTGCCTTCTCAGACTCACATGATGCTCAAGTGGCAGGAGCACCTGAACAGCTCCTGGGCGGCGGAGGACAGCGTTCAGACTGCCACACGGCACGGAGCGGCAGCTCTCTATGCAAAACTGGTCTACAACAAGGAGGTTGTGGGCTTGGCCCAACCAGTGCAGGACCTAATGGGTCCACGCTTGCCTGACTTCCAGTACGAATCCAGCgctgaggaggagaaggaggaatATCTGTCCGCGCTGCTCCACAGTCAGCGATGCCTTGCCCACCGCATGCTGGCGAGGACCCCCTTTGCACTATCCCTGCACCACAGACTGATGATCCTCCAGAGGGTGTTCTACGCCCTCCATAGCAAGTATCACGACCGATTCCGAGCACCGCTACCTCCCCAGCCTTCATCCTCCACTGCAGAAGGGGGCGCTCTAGAATTAGTGTCTGAGCCTTGGCCAACAGGCAGTTCCCGTTCAAAGTCGGGCACAGATGTTCTTATTGAAATGGGAGTCCGGACTGGGTTGAGTCTCCTTTTTGCCCTACTGAGGCAGAGTTGGCAGCGTGGGCGTCTTGAGAACCCACCGGACGTGGCTCTGTGCAACGAGGTACTGGCAACTGCGTCCTCAGTCCTAGCCGCCCTGCCTCCTCTTTCCTTGGCCAACGAGAACAAGATCCCAACAGTGGGGCTTGACTGTCTTACGCAAGTTGGAGACTTCCTAAAGAAGACGGCGGTCAGCGGGTCCGGGGCGGATCGGGCAGGTCGCAGGCTATCCCTGGAGCTCCTCCTCTCGTTAGCCTTACAAAGAGGATCCTTGCGCTTCCTTCTGGAGTGGGTGGAGGTGGCACTGGCTGCCTCCGCTTCCTCTACCACGTCTGAAACAGTTGGAGTGGGTTACGAGCTGATCCATCAAACCCTGCAACAGATGCGCCAGCACACGGTGTGTTCTTGCACCATGCGGCTGACCTAGCGGTCATGCTAATAGCATGAGTGaagtaatatacagtaatactAATGGGCTCTAATATAGAAAGCTGTGCCTCTTTCAAACGCAGAGAGGGTATAGAGTTACGGCGCTGAGGCGAGGCTAACTCTTTCCTTCATTTATTCATCCCTCCTACGGCACTTAAAGCAAATCGTTGTTTCTAAATGCTACTGCTAATACATTACTGCCATACAGTAGTTTACCATTATTCTGTATTCCTCTCATGGAGGGCAGGAATGATTTGAACATGTCTCCTTGCTCTAAATAAGATTGTGGCTTTCAATTGACCGGGAGCTCTTGGCCATCTTCCCAGCTCTGAAAGCCGCCTGATCCACACCAGACCTGCCATGTACCATGCGCCATgctataatttattcatgtcttAATCAATGTGAAATATGTCTACTTCAAGGCTTTAGTGCTTGAAGTTCAGCAAAACTTGTTCcctgtactaaaataactgtttgtttaAAGATTTTCCTACTCCTGAGTTCAAAGTTAATTCATTCTCTGAAACACTAGCTGGTTAATTACTTGGGTGAGATAAAGCCAGAGTCTATCTTCTCaatctttaatcaaaacataataaattaatttccttACATGCTAACGTCACCTGGGCCATTGGATAATGCTAATCAATAGACAAATAATGATTTAGATGCTGCATTTTAGCCAACATTGGCATTCAGGTCACTTTTACCTCAAAAATCCTActctacattttattttctctaggaatattttgttttaatcaatTACGGAAGTGACTTGGTTGCCGTTTCACTTtgtgttaatataatttaatcagtGTTAGcgaatttaaaaacataaacgcATGCTTTTATTTTAGAATCATATTAACCAGCCATTACCAAGATGTCCTGGAAAGAGTCCATCATTTGGAACACATTGTATCCTATTCTAACCATTATATTTACCCTATCCATTTCTTAATGCATGCTATTGATCTGATTGTGAACGgtttatttgtgcatgtgtttaatttcttttccaaTTTGTTCTGACCTCGtaattcttaaaggaatagttcacccaaaaattaaaattgtcatcatttactcgccttcatgttgttccaaaattgtatgagtttcttttttatgttgaacataaaagaaaatattttgaagaattatgGTAATCAAACACTTGacggttcccattgacttctatagtatttctttccctactatggaagtcattggggaCCAACAGCTGTTTCAttcttcaaaattcaaaaaagtaTCTTCTCTTTgttttcaacataagaaagaaatatattcaggtttgaaatgacatgagggtgagtaaatgatgaccaagttttaatttttgggtgaacagtacctttattcattcattcagcaacCAATTGATAGAAACAAAcccccaccctacattttttctcttttttaatctattttactCAGCTGTTACTTAACATGGGAGAAAGGCTCTGACTCTACTCTCATTATATTccgacattattttttttgtccatggtTAGGCACAATTAATAAACACTTGATCACGTAGATGTCTCAGTGGCATACAGTAAGTATGCTactaattgtattggttttaccATACTTCAATTACCCATAGATATTGCAGCTGCTAGTATTATTGGGTCTAATTTGTTGTTGTTCCAGGCTGTTCGTGGTGAATCCGTCAATACTCAGGTGCTGAAGAAGGATGCAGATGGACTCTGTAGCCTCTCACATGTTGCTCTTTGCCTCTTTGAAGAGGTGTGTTTGTGCAAATAAACCTACAATTGTTCTGAAATAtgcagtattattaaaaaattgccAGGCTTTGTCTTCTATGACTCTTATTTTGATAAGCAAATCTTTAAtccgcatgtgtgtgtgtgtgtgttgtagatcTGCACCCTGGCCTCTAACTGCCTGTGCTCATGCAGCGCGGGGtcttcctctttctcctccttgGAGAATGATGCTGTCATGGTGTACGTGTGGGGCAGCAACAGCAGCCATCAGCTCGCCGAGGGAACGCTGGAGAAGATTTTACAGCCCAAACTGGCTCAGGGCTTCAGCGATGCACAAATGGTTTGTGTGGGTTTATGTTACTCAAGAGTATTGAAAATCCAAATAACCGGAAGCCGTCATGAAGCTAACATTAGTTCCAACAGAAACAACATGAGGAGGAGGAGACCGATCTCGCCAAGAAAAATTTAATGAGAGAGATCGCAATGCTCAATGTGACAGTTTTACAAAAGAGCTTTTAATTAAAAGGTCCCATTTTTCTGTCTGGTCTGTAAGCTCATTCATATTAAATGGACAA comes from the Cyprinus carpio isolate SPL01 chromosome B21, ASM1834038v1, whole genome shotgun sequence genome and includes:
- the LOC109046260 gene encoding endothelial cell-specific molecule 1-like; amino-acid sequence: MQPEPFHSLSHLRRGQLLPSALDPRTASRCSLALQAMRLYAIPVLLLMVFGDADAWGPSGKYAVSCPDKCNLALCGSTQRCRRTVLDDCGCCQVCTAGRGEHCYRTVSGMHGVKCGPGLFCDFYKDEDDYGDEYGICKDCMYGTYGMECRKTCTCKAGGLCDRETGACLSFKFLAKMAMLKSHSSEGNEVGSGDGNTETSSNRSPTRNFLTPR